Proteins encoded within one genomic window of Thioploca ingrica:
- a CDS encoding cobyrinic acid a,c-diamide synthase yields the protein MPYFLISAAHKSSGKTTITLGLCAAFTRRGLVIQPFKKGPDYIDPLWLSQAAQRPCHNLDFQIMTPAEIQRNVAWYSRDADLCIIEGNMAFYDGIDLEGSNSNAALAKLLQAPVILVLDTHGMTRSIAPLLLGYQAFDPEVYIAGVILNLVGGTRHESKLRATIEHYTDIPVIGAVQRDPSIIIAERHLGLIPSYEASQAQTKINTIVNRITDQIDLTHLIKIAQQAPKLPLVSQEILPPTPLSTQSAIKIGIIRDAAFGFYYPGDLAALETGGAQLIFIDALHDSHLPPVDGLFIGGGFPEVHMEKLSQNHTLKQDIRNAIEQSMPVYAECGGLMYLARQLTWQEKTCDMVGALPFDTIMTSRSQGRGYVYLRETGQGLWPLRDVSGQPTVFHAHEFHHSQVINLPTHLPFAYEVLRGHGLDGQHDGIIYKNTLANYAHLRDVENNHWTQRFIKFIRQCNQLPAPSFPHPLCQIE from the coding sequence ATGCCTTATTTTCTCATTTCTGCTGCGCATAAATCCTCCGGTAAAACGACTATCACTTTAGGACTCTGTGCCGCCTTCACCCGCCGGGGTTTAGTCATTCAACCCTTTAAAAAAGGGCCAGATTACATTGATCCCTTGTGGTTAAGTCAAGCTGCTCAGCGTCCCTGCCACAATCTGGATTTTCAAATCATGACTCCAGCAGAAATTCAGAGAAATGTGGCTTGGTATAGTCGAGATGCGGATCTTTGCATTATAGAAGGGAATATGGCTTTTTATGATGGCATCGATCTCGAAGGCAGTAATAGCAATGCCGCGTTAGCTAAATTACTCCAGGCACCGGTTATTCTCGTATTAGATACTCATGGCATGACGCGCAGTATTGCACCTTTGTTATTAGGCTATCAAGCTTTCGATCCAGAAGTTTATATTGCTGGTGTTATTCTTAACCTCGTCGGTGGAACTCGACATGAAAGTAAATTACGAGCGACTATCGAACACTATACCGATATCCCCGTCATTGGAGCAGTACAACGCGATCCCAGTATCATCATTGCCGAACGCCATTTAGGCTTGATACCCAGCTATGAAGCCAGTCAAGCACAAACTAAAATCAACACCATTGTCAATCGTATCACCGACCAGATTGATTTAACTCACCTCATCAAAATTGCCCAACAAGCACCCAAACTCCCTTTGGTAAGCCAAGAAATTCTACCTCCGACTCCATTATCAACCCAGTCAGCTATCAAAATTGGAATTATCCGTGACGCTGCTTTCGGTTTCTACTACCCAGGCGATTTAGCTGCCCTAGAAACTGGCGGTGCTCAACTCATTTTCATTGATGCGCTACACGATTCGCACTTACCTCCAGTGGATGGCTTATTTATTGGCGGTGGATTCCCAGAAGTTCATATGGAAAAACTGTCACAAAATCATACCTTAAAACAAGACATCCGCAATGCCATTGAACAAAGTATGCCAGTTTATGCTGAATGTGGTGGATTGATGTATTTAGCCCGGCAATTAACTTGGCAAGAGAAAACTTGTGATATGGTTGGAGCCTTACCGTTTGACACGATAATGACTTCTCGTTCACAAGGTCGAGGTTACGTCTACTTGCGGGAAACCGGACAAGGATTATGGCCATTACGTGATGTGAGTGGTCAACCTACTGTGTTTCATGCGCATGAATTTCACCATTCGCAAGTGATTAATTTACCCACTCATCTGCCATTTGCCTATGAAGTCCTACGAGGACACGGATTAGATGGACAACATGACGGCATTATTTACAAAAATACTTTAGCGAATTACGCTCACTTACGTGATGTAGAAAATAATCACTGGACCCAACGCTTTATCAAATTTATCCGTCAATGTAATCAACTACCTGCCCCTTCATTTCCTCATCCACTTTGCCAAATAGAATAA
- a CDS encoding cytochrome c: protein MKIILPSLIIFLLLNLSQSVLAAERDQTLFNQGKTVYEKVCSACHNYLPPPKNAPPMLGVSGHYHQTFTDREQAVSHIANFIQQPTKEKSKLPPMAINTWGLMPPLALPLSAEEVQAVSYWVWEIYNIECAEPTKLFFCQHFQRK, encoded by the coding sequence ATGAAAATAATTCTTCCTTCTTTGATAATTTTCTTATTACTCAACCTGAGTCAGTCGGTTTTAGCTGCAGAACGCGATCAAACGCTATTTAACCAGGGAAAAACGGTTTATGAAAAAGTGTGTAGCGCTTGTCATAATTACCTACCACCCCCTAAAAATGCACCACCGATGCTCGGTGTTTCCGGTCACTATCATCAAACTTTTACTGATAGGGAACAAGCCGTTTCTCACATCGCTAACTTTATACAACAACCGACTAAAGAAAAGTCCAAACTACCTCCCATGGCTATCAATACTTGGGGTCTGATGCCACCCCTCGCATTACCTTTATCTGCTGAGGAAGTGCAAGCGGTTTCTTATTGGGTCTGGGAAATTTACAATATTGAATGTGCTGAACCGACAAAATTATTTTTTTGTCAGCATTTTCAGCGAAAATGA
- a CDS encoding protein involved in sulfur oxidation DsrR, whose product MFKVTQRAATQILTSAQQNNLTGLALRLAPQRNPDGSIEYNKMGFDQINAGDVHLICEGIDIVFEPIYKELLNGAIMDFVEIEPGQFSFIFLNPNDPNYLPPTEN is encoded by the coding sequence ATGTTTAAAGTCACTCAACGCGCAGCTACTCAAATTTTAACATCCGCTCAACAAAACAACCTGACGGGTTTAGCATTACGTCTGGCACCACAGCGTAATCCCGATGGCAGTATTGAATATAATAAAATGGGCTTTGACCAAATCAATGCCGGCGATGTTCACCTGATTTGTGAAGGCATTGATATCGTTTTTGAACCCATTTATAAAGAATTACTTAACGGAGCTATCATGGACTTTGTCGAAATTGAACCGGGCCAATTTAGTTTCATCTTTCTGAATCCCAATGATCCTAATTACCTTCCACCTACCGAGAATTGA
- a CDS encoding electron transfer flavoprotein beta subunit — translation MHSIVCIKQVPDSAQIRVHPVTNTIMRQGVPAIINPYDLFALEEALRLKDQLGGTVTVISMGPPQAEVALRQCLSYGADDAILISDRAFAGADTLATSFALAAALNKIRQNMPIDVIFTGKQTIDGDTAQVGPGVAKRLGYQLLTYVSKIVNLDVTQREIMVERRAEGGVQKLKTRLPCLITMLEGTNEMRFGEMADMFRAARYNVKVWDRLAAGIDDLEKVGLKGSPTVVGKVFAPKPRSQHAEIIEVHDHDPRNLAETLLAKLFTQHPKIAQELAKRAQL, via the coding sequence ATGCATAGCATAGTCTGCATCAAGCAGGTGCCAGATTCGGCACAGATTCGTGTCCATCCGGTAACCAATACCATCATGCGACAGGGCGTGCCAGCTATCATTAATCCCTATGATCTATTTGCGCTGGAGGAAGCGCTGCGCCTCAAAGATCAGTTGGGCGGCACGGTTACTGTGATCAGTATGGGACCGCCGCAAGCTGAAGTGGCGTTGCGTCAATGTCTGTCTTACGGAGCGGACGATGCCATTTTGATTTCCGACCGCGCCTTCGCTGGCGCCGATACGCTCGCCACCTCGTTCGCGCTCGCCGCAGCCCTCAATAAAATTCGCCAGAACATGCCGATCGATGTGATTTTCACTGGCAAACAGACCATTGATGGTGATACTGCTCAGGTCGGCCCGGGCGTAGCCAAGCGACTGGGTTATCAACTGCTAACTTATGTTTCCAAAATTGTCAACCTGGATGTAACGCAGCGCGAAATCATGGTGGAACGGCGTGCAGAGGGTGGGGTACAGAAACTTAAGACTCGCTTGCCTTGCCTCATTACCATGCTGGAAGGTACCAATGAAATGCGTTTTGGCGAAATGGCCGATATGTTTCGCGCGGCACGCTATAACGTAAAAGTATGGGATCGTCTGGCCGCCGGTATTGATGACCTTGAAAAAGTCGGGCTCAAGGGCAGTCCCACCGTAGTCGGCAAAGTATTCGCCCCCAAGCCACGCAGTCAACACGCTGAAATCATTGAAGTCCATGACCATGATCCACGGAATCTGGCAGAAACACTGCTCGCCAAGTTATTTACTCAACATCCTAAAATTGCTCAGGAACTCGCCAAACGGGCGCAACTGTGA
- a CDS encoding OmpA family protein has product MGCAVRLRPAYMTGISFARQPESPAIVAVPINTTINTTRMQTDQGLRYTLDAVFFEVDKATLLPAGKRKIAEFSKSLQQYGSRSILIEGHTDNTGDQAYNQSLSKRRAKAVRDALVAQGISSQRLITKGFGETRPVSSNATKPGRQQNRRVEIVILNEGEVPAI; this is encoded by the coding sequence ATGGGCTGTGCAGTTAGATTAAGACCGGCTTACATGACCGGTATTAGTTTCGCCAGACAACCTGAGTCACCAGCGATTGTTGCTGTCCCCATTAATACCACCATTAATACCACAAGAATGCAAACTGATCAGGGTTTGCGATACACTTTGGATGCCGTTTTCTTTGAAGTAGACAAAGCGACTTTATTGCCGGCGGGGAAACGTAAAATTGCAGAATTTTCCAAGAGCCTTCAACAATATGGTTCTCGTTCCATTTTGATAGAAGGACATACCGATAATACGGGAGACCAAGCCTATAACCAAAGCCTGTCTAAACGTCGTGCTAAAGCAGTACGTGATGCTTTAGTGGCTCAAGGCATTAGTTCTCAAAGACTCATTACTAAAGGTTTTGGAGAAACACGACCCGTTAGCTCTAATGCGACCAAACCAGGACGGCAACAAAACCGCCGAGTAGAAATTGTCATTTTAAACGAGGGAGAAGTTCCTGCTATTTAA
- a CDS encoding PilT protein domain-containing protein, with the protein MGMKLFLDACAIIYLIEAGGEQGWKTRQLVNQHLSDGKKLFVSRLSVLECRILPLRNQDRALTERYVQFFALPEVEIIELTAAVVEQATVLRVHYPLRTPDALQAACALVVEADKFVTGDRQFSCVPVLKVELI; encoded by the coding sequence ATGGGAATGAAACTATTTTTAGATGCTTGTGCTATTATTTATCTGATTGAAGCTGGTGGTGAACAAGGCTGGAAAACACGCCAATTAGTGAATCAACATCTAAGTGATGGCAAAAAATTGTTTGTTTCTCGTCTCTCTGTATTGGAATGCCGTATTTTACCTTTAAGAAACCAGGATCGTGCTTTGACTGAACGTTATGTTCAATTTTTTGCTTTACCTGAGGTAGAGATTATTGAATTGACAGCAGCGGTCGTTGAACAGGCAACCGTCTTGCGGGTTCACTATCCATTGCGAACACCGGACGCTTTACAGGCAGCTTGTGCGCTGGTAGTGGAAGCAGATAAATTTGTAACGGGTGATCGGCAATTTTCCTGTGTACCGGTATTGAAAGTCGAATTGATCTAA
- a CDS encoding transcriptional coactivator/pterin dehydratase, with amino-acid sequence MSRLLTKHCQPCEGSVQPFTREEAQTLLNQEIQEWCLNETATEINRAYKFKNYYETMAFVNGIAWIAHQEDHHPNLEISYCRCLVRYCTHAINGLSENDFICAARVDALLLPPQGIAVCKP; translated from the coding sequence ATGAGTCGCTTACTAACAAAACATTGCCAACCCTGTGAGGGTAGTGTTCAACCCTTTACGAGAGAAGAAGCGCAAACTTTGTTAAATCAAGAAATACAAGAATGGTGTCTTAATGAAACCGCGACCGAAATCAACCGGGCTTATAAATTTAAAAATTACTATGAAACGATGGCTTTTGTGAATGGAATTGCTTGGATTGCTCACCAGGAAGATCATCATCCTAACTTGGAAATCAGTTATTGCCGCTGTTTGGTCCGTTATTGTACTCATGCGATTAATGGTTTATCCGAGAATGACTTTATTTGTGCGGCTAGAGTAGATGCTTTACTATTACCACCGCAAGGAATTGCCGTCTGTAAACCTTAA
- a CDS encoding ATPase involved in DNA repair: MIFEELILSNFGIYQGRHVLQLTSSAPPRSIILLGGLNGSGKTTLLEALQLILYGKFSKYANQSNLAYFDYLRQLMNYHADPSQGTALELAFKHYREGKEEIIRVQRAWSINNNQFKETVAVQRDGVFDPVITDHWYDYVEEFIPARIANLFFFDGEKIAAFADAEQAADLLKTGIYALLGLDLVERLVTDLLMVERKRKAQLQSQLSREQIQLLAEQLNQLKPQLIAIDQQQTQVQDQLKQAQQEHNQLLNKYRQEGGERVEQKTFWETQLGITQQKQAQLDEQLREVASGEAPLLLITELLHQTEAQACREQEAKHNWEIDTALAEHNAKLLQFLQQHRLAQATLAAVENFLATAQVTRQQSLQTECYLQVDPTIFAGVQASQLQSIQTTVQELLAQSEDLQDEINRYERQLLSIPDPERLEAITQQRQQLQQKIDSLQSQLAVLAQQHHQLHHEMTRKQHELQQAYEIESKEQFTHEITQRVIKQAEQARNTLAQFNQAMLTKSIRQLETLILDGFRQLVRKNKLIQDITIDPHHYGLTLYTSNHEILTPKSLSAGEKQLLAISILWGLSRASGYPLPAIIDTPLSRLDSIHRNNLVKHYFPQASHQVILLSTDEEINEIHYRHLKPNIGREYHISYQEDQQTSVINPGYFFSY; this comes from the coding sequence ATGATTTTTGAAGAATTAATTTTATCCAACTTTGGCATTTACCAAGGTCGCCATGTACTCCAATTAACTTCCTCCGCTCCACCACGATCCATTATTCTCCTCGGTGGACTCAATGGCAGTGGTAAAACCACGTTGTTGGAAGCGTTACAACTCATTCTTTATGGTAAATTTAGCAAATACGCTAATCAAAGTAATCTCGCTTATTTCGACTATTTACGTCAACTGATGAATTATCACGCTGATCCCAGCCAAGGTACCGCACTCGAACTGGCATTTAAGCATTATCGCGAAGGCAAAGAAGAAATCATCCGGGTTCAACGTGCTTGGTCGATAAATAATAATCAGTTCAAAGAAACGGTGGCAGTGCAACGGGATGGCGTTTTCGATCCGGTGATCACCGATCATTGGTATGATTATGTTGAAGAATTCATTCCGGCACGCATTGCTAATTTATTTTTCTTTGATGGCGAAAAAATAGCCGCATTTGCGGATGCCGAGCAGGCAGCGGATCTCCTAAAAACCGGAATTTATGCTTTATTGGGCTTAGATTTAGTGGAACGATTAGTGACAGATTTATTGATGGTCGAACGTAAACGTAAAGCTCAATTGCAATCACAGCTCAGTCGTGAGCAGATTCAATTATTAGCAGAACAACTTAACCAGTTAAAACCACAATTAATCGCTATTGACCAACAACAAACCCAGGTACAAGATCAGTTAAAACAAGCTCAACAAGAACACAATCAATTATTGAATAAATACCGACAGGAAGGTGGAGAACGGGTTGAGCAAAAAACCTTTTGGGAAACTCAATTAGGGATAACGCAGCAAAAACAAGCTCAGCTTGACGAACAACTACGCGAAGTGGCAAGCGGTGAAGCACCCTTACTATTAATTACTGAATTGCTTCACCAAACTGAGGCACAAGCCTGTCGAGAACAGGAAGCGAAGCATAATTGGGAAATTGATACTGCCCTGGCAGAACATAATGCTAAATTACTGCAATTTCTACAACAGCATCGGCTTGCTCAAGCCACGTTAGCCGCAGTAGAAAATTTTCTCGCCACCGCTCAAGTAACCCGTCAACAATCGCTGCAAACGGAATGTTATCTCCAAGTTGATCCAACGATCTTTGCCGGCGTCCAAGCGAGTCAGTTACAATCCATTCAAACCACCGTTCAGGAATTGCTTGCCCAAAGTGAAGATTTACAAGATGAAATTAATCGCTATGAACGCCAACTGCTCAGTATTCCCGATCCCGAACGTTTAGAAGCCATTACTCAACAGCGGCAACAGCTTCAACAAAAAATTGACTCACTGCAATCACAATTAGCGGTACTCGCACAACAACATCACCAACTGCATCATGAAATGACTCGCAAACAGCATGAACTTCAGCAAGCTTATGAAATCGAATCCAAGGAACAATTTACCCATGAAATCACCCAACGCGTGATTAAACAAGCCGAGCAAGCACGCAACACGTTGGCTCAGTTCAATCAAGCGATGCTGACCAAATCGATTCGCCAGTTAGAAACATTAATTTTAGATGGCTTTAGGCAATTGGTTAGAAAAAATAAATTGATCCAAGATATTACCATTGATCCGCATCATTATGGGCTAACACTTTATACTTCAAATCACGAAATATTAACGCCTAAAAGTTTGTCTGCGGGCGAAAAGCAGTTATTGGCGATTTCAATTTTGTGGGGATTAAGTCGGGCATCTGGTTATCCGTTGCCGGCGATTATTGATACCCCACTCAGTCGCTTAGATAGCATTCATCGCAATAATTTAGTTAAGCATTATTTCCCCCAAGCGAGTCATCAAGTGATTTTGTTATCAACCGATGAAGAAATTAATGAAATTCATTATCGTCATCTAAAACCGAATATTGGACGTGAATATCATATTTCTTATCAAGAAGACCAACAAACTTCGGTGATCAATCCCGGTTATTTTTTTTCATACTGA
- a CDS encoding exonuclease RNase T and DNA polymerase III has protein sequence MFSNLYRRFNQRRLKDPNYAFLFEPSPMNEVVCIDCETDSLNPKKAQLLSLGAVRIQGNRVLISQKLELFVKPATRIDAASIKVHGLRHCDVANGLEPEEAVLIFLDFIGSRQLVGYYLEFDIAIINKYLKPILGITLPNAQLEVSGLYYQDKLKRLRQDMALPHIDLRFDTIMYDLGLPIQGKHNAFNDALMTALMYVKLKNISSSRSHATPHCH, from the coding sequence ATGTTTTCTAATCTCTATCGACGCTTTAATCAGCGACGTTTAAAAGACCCAAACTATGCTTTTCTATTTGAACCTTCTCCAATGAATGAAGTGGTTTGTATCGATTGCGAAACCGATAGCCTCAATCCTAAAAAAGCGCAATTATTATCTCTCGGTGCCGTGCGAATCCAAGGTAACCGGGTACTGATTAGTCAAAAATTAGAACTATTTGTTAAGCCGGCCACTAGAATCGATGCAGCCAGCATCAAGGTACATGGCTTACGCCACTGCGATGTAGCCAATGGGTTAGAACCAGAAGAAGCGGTGCTGATTTTTTTAGATTTTATTGGTTCCCGTCAATTGGTTGGATATTATCTCGAATTTGATATAGCAATCATCAATAAATATCTCAAACCGATCTTAGGCATTACTTTACCAAACGCGCAACTAGAGGTATCGGGATTATACTACCAAGACAAGCTCAAAAGACTGCGGCAAGATATGGCACTACCCCATATTGATCTGCGTTTTGATACGATTATGTATGACCTGGGGTTACCTATCCAGGGTAAGCATAATGCCTTTAACGACGCTTTGATGACGGCATTAATGTATGTGAAATTGAAAAATATCTCTTCATCTCGTTCCCATGCAACGCCTCACTGCCATTAA
- a CDS encoding sodium/hydrogen exchanger codes for MTETFIWIAVLLLLAKIAGLIERVGQPPVLGELIMGIILGNLVLVGVPWFESAKHNELLEFLAQLGVVILLFQVGLESNVTEMAKTGWRAFWVAVVGVTVPFILGTYLVGPLIMPGLSNNAYLFLGAALTATSVGITSRVFQDLGKLKIPEAKIILGAAVIDDVLGLIILAVVAAIAKTGTVSVTEIGWISLKAGLFLVGALIVGKTLTVKISGVFALIHGGPGMKFVVAISFCLIFAYVASLAELAPIVGAFAAGLVLEQVHFQEYLDPKINHEIRQAVYHADATTQAAVEQVLLTHHDHHLEELIYPLGYFLIPLFFILIGMQVDLQTLFNPKVLGAALIITAVAFIGKLAAGIVAGSVNKWIVGWGMAPRGEVGLIFAAVGQQIGVVSPEMYSIIIIVVIFTTLFTPPILTYYLKRT; via the coding sequence ATGACTGAAACTTTTATTTGGATTGCCGTACTACTTCTTTTAGCTAAGATTGCCGGTCTCATTGAAAGAGTAGGTCAACCCCCGGTTTTAGGGGAGCTGATCATGGGCATTATTTTAGGCAATCTTGTTTTAGTTGGCGTTCCTTGGTTTGAATCTGCCAAGCATAATGAACTGCTGGAATTTCTAGCTCAACTGGGTGTGGTTATATTATTATTCCAGGTGGGTTTAGAATCGAATGTAACTGAAATGGCTAAAACCGGTTGGCGTGCCTTTTGGGTGGCAGTCGTTGGTGTAACAGTGCCATTCATTTTAGGAACTTACTTAGTGGGTCCTTTAATCATGCCGGGCTTGAGCAACAATGCTTATCTATTTCTAGGCGCGGCCTTGACCGCTACTTCAGTTGGCATTACCAGTCGAGTATTTCAAGACTTGGGTAAACTTAAAATTCCAGAAGCTAAAATTATTCTGGGTGCCGCAGTAATAGATGATGTGCTCGGATTAATCATTTTGGCAGTGGTAGCAGCCATTGCTAAAACGGGAACGGTTAGTGTGACTGAAATTGGTTGGATTAGTCTTAAAGCCGGGTTATTTTTAGTTGGGGCATTAATTGTAGGCAAAACGTTAACGGTTAAAATTAGTGGAGTATTTGCCCTGATTCATGGTGGCCCAGGAATGAAGTTTGTGGTTGCGATTAGTTTTTGTCTGATCTTCGCCTATGTGGCTTCGCTAGCCGAGTTAGCACCTATCGTTGGCGCTTTTGCTGCGGGATTAGTGCTAGAACAGGTGCATTTTCAAGAATATCTTGATCCCAAGATCAACCATGAGATTCGTCAAGCAGTCTATCATGCCGATGCCACTACTCAAGCAGCGGTGGAACAAGTATTATTAACCCACCATGATCACCATTTGGAAGAGTTAATTTATCCACTCGGATACTTTTTAATCCCGCTCTTTTTCATATTGATTGGGATGCAAGTCGATTTACAAACGTTATTTAACCCCAAAGTATTAGGTGCAGCACTTATCATTACGGCAGTCGCATTCATTGGCAAATTGGCAGCGGGTATTGTGGCGGGATCGGTCAATAAATGGATAGTTGGTTGGGGAATGGCACCACGTGGGGAAGTGGGTTTAATTTTCGCTGCAGTCGGGCAACAAATAGGGGTCGTTTCGCCAGAGATGTATTCCATTATTATTATTGTCGTCATCTTCACAACACTTTTTACACCACCAATTTTGACTTATTACTTGAAAAGAACCTAA
- a CDS encoding putative signal-transduction protein containing cAMP-binding and CBS domains — protein MTVPEQRSFIASIPPFDRLNASELDTVIAAVDIEYFKSGAKLISRGESPPHLYIVIKGIVEERAPDGSITLHETQDTFSALALLSGTCRGDFTVQEEALCYLLPKATFLHISKTNPNFVNFYYQSLSQRLNRLMEQREAKELASFMVAKIRDAYIHPPIFVEAQDSIYRAVEILKQNKATSVLVRNNTQTGIVTDTDIREHVVLQRKPVDTPVGEIASYQLLSMKQDDFLFNALLQMTRHTVKRLIIYDGEEIIGVLDQMDLLSYFSHHSHLVNVQIERATDIDRLKKAGRDIANVIQTLYGRGVKIHAITQLVTELNRKLFRKLYSLLIPPEVIANSCLIVMGSEGRGEQILKTDQDNALILRDGFAYSGLNNLLKQFTTALKELGYPLCPGEVMVSNPQWVKPLYDFREQIYDWLNTPQKPASLMNLAIFYDAVAVAGDSALLTAAKEYLFEHLGSTRVFFTHFAKPTLSFETPLGWFAQFIVDRKHHGGLDIKKGGIFPIVHGVRSLALEHKLTSTNTIERIQALQEMGIFDREFAEELIETFSFILSLRLENELQQLQRNELHSNYIQPDHLTKPERDLLRDSLKIVNRFKDFITYHFHLNMVT, from the coding sequence TTGACTGTTCCAGAACAAAGAAGCTTTATTGCCAGCATTCCTCCCTTTGATCGCCTGAACGCAAGTGAATTAGATACGGTCATAGCGGCAGTCGATATCGAATATTTTAAATCTGGCGCTAAACTGATTAGTCGAGGCGAAAGTCCTCCACATCTCTATATTGTTATCAAAGGCATCGTTGAAGAACGTGCTCCAGATGGTTCGATTACTTTACATGAAACTCAGGATACTTTTAGTGCGCTGGCATTGCTGAGTGGGACTTGTCGAGGCGATTTCACTGTGCAGGAAGAGGCGCTGTGTTACTTACTCCCGAAAGCCACTTTTTTGCACATCAGTAAAACGAATCCCAATTTTGTCAATTTTTATTATCAAAGTCTCTCTCAACGTCTTAACCGGTTGATGGAACAACGTGAAGCCAAAGAATTAGCTTCCTTTATGGTAGCAAAAATTCGGGATGCTTACATTCATCCACCGATATTTGTAGAGGCACAGGATTCTATTTACCGAGCCGTAGAAATTCTAAAGCAAAATAAGGCAACCTCGGTATTGGTCAGAAATAATACCCAAACGGGTATCGTCACCGACACCGATATTCGCGAGCACGTCGTGTTACAACGTAAACCGGTAGACACCCCGGTTGGGGAAATTGCCTCTTATCAACTGCTGAGTATGAAACAGGACGATTTCTTGTTCAATGCGTTGTTGCAAATGACTCGTCATACCGTCAAGCGGTTGATTATCTACGATGGCGAAGAAATCATTGGCGTATTAGACCAAATGGATTTACTCAGTTATTTCTCCCATCATTCTCACTTAGTCAATGTTCAGATTGAACGGGCTACCGATATCGATCGACTTAAAAAAGCCGGTCGTGATATTGCCAATGTCATTCAAACGCTTTACGGCCGGGGTGTTAAAATTCACGCGATTACTCAGTTAGTGACTGAACTGAATCGTAAGTTGTTTCGCAAGTTGTATAGCTTGTTAATTCCTCCAGAAGTGATAGCCAACAGTTGTTTGATAGTGATGGGCAGTGAAGGACGAGGTGAACAAATTCTCAAAACAGACCAAGATAACGCCTTGATTCTACGCGATGGTTTTGCCTACAGTGGTTTGAATAATCTGCTGAAACAATTCACCACCGCCTTGAAAGAACTGGGTTATCCACTTTGTCCCGGTGAAGTGATGGTGAGTAATCCCCAATGGGTAAAACCGTTATATGACTTTCGCGAGCAGATTTACGATTGGCTGAATACGCCTCAAAAACCGGCCTCGCTCATGAATTTAGCGATATTTTATGATGCCGTCGCCGTGGCAGGTGATTCCGCTTTACTAACAGCGGCTAAAGAATATTTGTTTGAGCATTTGGGAAGCACCCGGGTTTTTTTCACCCATTTTGCGAAACCAACTTTATCGTTTGAAACTCCACTGGGTTGGTTTGCGCAATTTATCGTTGATAGAAAACATCATGGTGGTTTAGATATAAAAAAAGGCGGAATTTTCCCGATTGTGCATGGCGTCAGAAGCTTAGCCTTAGAACATAAGCTAACCAGCACTAATACAATTGAGCGGATTCAAGCTCTTCAGGAGATGGGAATATTTGATCGAGAGTTTGCTGAGGAATTAATCGAGACATTTTCCTTTATACTCTCACTGCGTCTAGAGAACGAATTACAGCAACTGCAGCGTAACGAACTGCATAGCAACTATATTCAACCAGATCATTTGACTAAACCCGAACGCGATTTATTGCGAGATTCATTAAAAATTGTGAATCGTTTTAAGGATTTTATTACCTATCACTTTCACCTCAATATGGTAACCTAA